In the genome of Terribacillus sp. FSL K6-0262, one region contains:
- a CDS encoding phosphatase PAP2 family protein, with translation MELPHRRKYILLFTISIIIAAALTLDVAFHPDPLLDRWTAPFARSLQDTIWYDFFRWVTEFGSSTVLTVLAFLFGLFLALKKRDLIGAGVVFTATAIGYQFNFLIKGLVERERPIILALVDGEGFSFPSGHSMVSLITYGIILYFLWHFLKNSQRYIAAFLAALIVLLIGFSRYVLRVHYLTDVLAGFAYGMVFLLIWILLYKWLQHKLGRREKARSY, from the coding sequence ATGGAGCTGCCACACAGAAGAAAATATATACTGCTATTTACGATTTCCATCATCATAGCTGCTGCATTGACGCTCGATGTCGCTTTTCATCCGGATCCGCTGCTGGACCGGTGGACGGCACCGTTTGCTCGATCCTTGCAGGATACGATTTGGTATGATTTCTTTCGCTGGGTCACAGAGTTTGGTTCCAGTACTGTTTTGACCGTCCTTGCATTTTTATTCGGTCTTTTCTTAGCCTTGAAAAAACGGGATTTGATCGGTGCAGGTGTCGTGTTTACGGCGACAGCCATAGGCTATCAATTCAATTTTCTAATTAAAGGGCTTGTGGAGCGGGAACGTCCAATTATACTGGCATTGGTGGATGGGGAGGGTTTCAGCTTTCCTTCGGGCCATTCGATGGTATCTCTCATCACATATGGCATCATCCTGTATTTCCTGTGGCATTTTCTTAAGAACAGCCAGCGGTATATCGCTGCTTTCCTGGCAGCTTTGATCGTATTGCTGATCGGTTTCAGCCGATATGTCCTTCGTGTCCATTACTTGACCGATGTGCTGGCTGGTTTTGCTTATGGAATGGTCTTTTTATTGATTTGGATTTTGTTATATAAGTGGCTGCAGCATAAGCTTGGAAGACGGGAAAAAGCTCGTTCATATTGA
- the hemY gene encoding protoporphyrinogen oxidase — MAEKKQIAIVGGGIAGLTTAYYLQKQIRAYRLDYEVKLFEASSRLGGKIETLKKDGFMIERGPDSFLARKESASRLIHDIGMEKDLVRNNTGQSFILAGKKLHKMPKRAFMGVPTELKPFYQSRLLSTKAKARISVEPMLPKGKEAQDQSMGLFFRRRFGDELVENVLEPLLSGVYAGDIDELSLMATYPKFYEVEQQYGSVIKGLQATMPKPPKQKKNVKPPGAFLSLKNGLQSLVDGLEKQLDPGTVQLETSVDHIERKDDHYHLLLGNGEVYRADAAVLASPFFAVQRMLSQYDFMEQLREMKATSVATVAMTFDASAIKKDIDGTGFVISRNSKYRITACTWTHKKWEGTTPDGKVMLRCYVGRPDDSGVVDLSDEEIVQIALKDLNKIMKIKSKPLFSVVSRWKKAMPQYVVGHLKRVADVRANMKIHLPGIFLAGGSYDGIGIPDCIDSGEEAVQNVLAYLREKSFS, encoded by the coding sequence ATGGCTGAGAAAAAACAGATTGCAATCGTCGGGGGCGGCATTGCCGGCCTGACGACTGCTTATTACCTGCAAAAGCAGATACGCGCCTATCGTCTGGACTATGAGGTAAAGCTGTTTGAAGCTTCCAGCCGCCTTGGCGGGAAGATCGAGACGCTGAAAAAAGATGGATTCATGATCGAACGCGGTCCGGATTCCTTTTTAGCACGTAAGGAATCAGCATCGCGCTTGATTCATGATATCGGCATGGAGAAGGATCTTGTCCGGAACAATACAGGTCAATCCTTTATATTGGCAGGCAAGAAACTGCATAAAATGCCGAAACGTGCTTTCATGGGTGTGCCGACGGAATTGAAACCTTTCTATCAGTCACGCCTTTTGTCAACAAAGGCGAAAGCACGTATCAGTGTGGAACCGATGCTGCCGAAAGGAAAAGAAGCACAGGATCAATCCATGGGCTTATTCTTCCGTCGCCGATTTGGCGATGAGCTGGTGGAAAATGTGCTCGAGCCCCTATTATCTGGTGTATATGCCGGCGATATCGATGAATTGAGCCTGATGGCGACATATCCGAAGTTCTATGAAGTGGAGCAGCAGTACGGAAGTGTGATCAAAGGACTGCAGGCCACGATGCCGAAGCCTCCGAAACAGAAGAAAAATGTGAAGCCGCCAGGTGCATTCCTTTCCTTGAAGAATGGACTGCAATCCTTGGTGGACGGGCTGGAAAAGCAGCTTGATCCAGGAACCGTCCAACTGGAAACAAGTGTGGATCATATTGAGCGCAAAGACGATCATTATCATCTGCTGCTCGGTAACGGCGAGGTATATCGTGCAGATGCCGCCGTCCTTGCGTCTCCTTTCTTTGCTGTCCAGCGCATGCTGAGCCAGTATGATTTCATGGAACAGCTGAGGGAAATGAAGGCGACATCCGTTGCCACGGTAGCAATGACATTCGATGCATCGGCAATCAAGAAGGATATCGACGGTACGGGCTTCGTTATCTCCCGTAACAGTAAATATCGGATCACTGCTTGTACATGGACGCATAAAAAGTGGGAAGGTACCACACCGGATGGCAAAGTTATGCTTCGCTGCTACGTCGGCAGACCCGATGACAGTGGAGTGGTGGACTTATCGGATGAGGAAATCGTCCAAATTGCCTTGAAGGATTTGAACAAGATCATGAAAATAAAAAGCAAGCCGCTCTTTTCCGTTGTCAGCCGCTGGAAAAAAGCGATGCCGCAATACGTTGTCGGTCATCTGAAGCGCGTTGCCGATGTGCGTGCCAACATGAAAATCCACTTGCCGGGCATATTCCTGGCAGGAGGGTCCTACGATGGAATCGGTATTCCCGATTGTATCGACAGCGGTGAGGAAGCTGTACAGAACGTACTGGCTTACTTGCGTGAAAAAAGCTTCTCCTGA
- a CDS encoding PBP1A family penicillin-binding protein: MKRSEHKQHLRMRRKTFYLFGAGVILAGLTAVYILLFFGGRLVIDKDDLTLKAASTVENQDGEMIAQFYEENRKPVKFDEISEHVKNAFVSIEDARFYSHHGIDLRATARALYRDILAMSKVEGGSTITQQTAKNLFFKNDKTFTRKAKEAMAAIYLEKHYTKNQILEYYLNEIYFAHGLYGIESAANYYFNKSASDLTLSESAMLAALSKAPNTYSPNNNPDLAKERRNLVLDEMEEQGYITKEEKDAAQAEDLGVTEPEEEQERPWIESYIDLVAEEAQEKYDLSLEDLRTGGYRIVVNVDEDIQRTAYETMKDDTYFDGSTEGVEGAFVMLDQNSGKIVAAVGARDFKYGDMNRVTVPRQPGSVMKPLAVYGPALDTGDYNAYSELPDEKETYEGDYTVSNYDDQYEGDITMYEALQESKNTTAVWLLDQIGINTSKSYLEKMHIDLPDKGLSIALGGLEKGLTPLQIAEGFRTFAHEGQWVESQSINVIYDRNGEAAFEADPQTEDVFSEQTAWDMTRMLQGVVTGGTGTAGTYYGALAGKTGTTQHPLVDGADKDAWFAGYTPEYVAVSWMGYDNSTKENYLESGSSMPTALTKSILRQVSQYRTMSSSFEKPENAEDIGGPVELPTITDASISYGFGGLRLVNADLTWTASDDKRIVYHIYKETDDGAEKIGEVQGKGSFTVDKVNPLKDTSYYVVPFNPLTDESGAESNHTVLSGFGF; encoded by the coding sequence ATGAAACGATCAGAACATAAGCAGCACCTGCGTATGCGCCGAAAGACTTTTTATCTTTTCGGGGCAGGTGTCATATTGGCAGGTTTGACTGCTGTCTATATCCTCTTGTTTTTCGGGGGAAGACTCGTTATCGATAAAGATGATTTGACACTGAAGGCTGCTTCGACTGTCGAAAACCAAGACGGGGAAATGATTGCACAGTTTTATGAAGAAAACCGGAAGCCTGTCAAATTCGATGAAATATCCGAGCATGTTAAAAATGCTTTTGTTTCCATTGAGGATGCCCGTTTTTACAGCCATCATGGTATCGACTTGCGGGCGACTGCCAGAGCGCTGTACCGCGATATCCTGGCGATGAGCAAAGTGGAAGGCGGAAGCACGATAACGCAGCAGACAGCGAAGAATCTTTTCTTCAAGAATGATAAGACTTTCACTCGAAAAGCGAAGGAAGCGATGGCTGCCATCTACTTGGAGAAGCATTACACGAAGAATCAGATCCTGGAATACTATCTGAATGAAATTTATTTCGCGCACGGTCTTTATGGCATCGAGTCAGCTGCCAACTATTACTTCAACAAGAGCGCAAGCGATTTGACTCTTTCAGAGAGTGCGATGCTGGCCGCATTGTCCAAAGCGCCCAATACGTACTCGCCGAATAATAATCCGGATCTGGCAAAGGAAAGACGAAATTTGGTGCTGGATGAGATGGAGGAGCAGGGCTATATCACGAAGGAAGAAAAAGACGCCGCACAAGCGGAGGACCTTGGCGTGACGGAGCCTGAAGAGGAACAGGAGCGTCCTTGGATCGAGAGCTATATCGATCTGGTGGCAGAAGAAGCGCAGGAGAAATATGATTTATCTTTGGAGGACCTGCGCACCGGAGGTTACCGGATCGTAGTGAACGTGGATGAAGATATCCAGCGTACGGCTTACGAGACAATGAAGGATGATACGTATTTCGATGGCTCGACAGAGGGCGTCGAGGGGGCTTTTGTCATGCTTGATCAGAACTCCGGCAAAATCGTCGCGGCTGTGGGGGCGCGTGATTTCAAGTATGGGGACATGAACAGGGTGACGGTGCCCAGGCAGCCCGGATCTGTGATGAAGCCGCTCGCTGTTTACGGGCCGGCACTGGATACGGGAGACTATAATGCGTACAGTGAGCTACCTGATGAGAAGGAAACATATGAGGGGGATTACACGGTTTCCAACTATGATGATCAGTACGAGGGCGATATCACGATGTATGAAGCCCTGCAGGAATCGAAGAATACGACGGCTGTTTGGCTGCTCGATCAGATCGGTATCAATACGAGCAAGTCATACTTGGAAAAGATGCATATCGATCTGCCGGATAAAGGTCTGTCCATCGCCCTTGGCGGTTTGGAGAAAGGTTTGACACCGCTGCAAATAGCAGAAGGTTTCCGCACGTTTGCCCATGAGGGGCAGTGGGTCGAATCCCAGTCCATCAACGTGATTTATGACCGGAACGGGGAAGCAGCCTTCGAAGCAGATCCACAGACGGAGGATGTATTTTCCGAACAGACGGCCTGGGATATGACTCGCATGCTGCAAGGAGTCGTCACGGGCGGTACTGGAACTGCAGGGACCTATTATGGAGCGTTGGCTGGCAAAACGGGTACGACACAGCATCCGCTAGTGGATGGTGCTGATAAAGACGCATGGTTTGCCGGTTATACCCCTGAATATGTCGCAGTGAGCTGGATGGGATACGACAATTCGACAAAAGAAAACTATTTGGAGAGCGGCAGCTCGATGCCGACAGCACTCACGAAATCGATCTTGCGTCAAGTTTCCCAATACCGGACGATGTCATCAAGCTTTGAAAAGCCGGAGAATGCGGAGGATATCGGCGGTCCGGTTGAATTGCCGACAATCACGGATGCATCGATTTCCTATGGTTTCGGAGGTTTGAGACTAGTCAATGCCGATTTGACGTGGACGGCGAGCGATGACAAGCGGATCGTCTATCATATTTATAAAGAAACGGACGATGGCGCAGAGAAAATCGGGGAAGTACAAGGGAAGGGATCCTTCACAGTGGATAAAGTCAATCCGCTGAAAGACACTTCCTACTATGTGGTTCCATTCAATCCGCTGACGGATGAAAGCGGCGCAGAATCCAACCATACAGTCCTTTCTGGTTTCGGATTCTGA
- a CDS encoding MBL fold metallo-hydrolase yields MKLTVIGFWGAYPGRESASSCYVVEKDGYSLLLDCGSGALSRMPAFVDPKDLNAVVVSHYHPDHVADIGALQHVWQVQNSLRGTEDVLPIYGHEEDEAGFKSLSHKFTEGIAYQPDEILSIGPFAITFMKTKHPVPCYGMRISDGVSDIVYTADSSYLEEWAEFSKGADLLITDCNFYQHQDGEAAGHMNSLQVGGIAEQAGVKTLFLSHLPHFGEHRQLLEEASSVFSGEVKLAYEGLEWEG; encoded by the coding sequence ATGAAATTGACAGTAATAGGATTTTGGGGAGCATATCCTGGCAGGGAGAGTGCCAGCTCCTGTTATGTAGTGGAGAAGGATGGATATTCCCTGCTGCTGGATTGTGGAAGCGGTGCACTATCCAGAATGCCTGCTTTTGTCGATCCGAAGGACTTGAATGCAGTTGTTGTAAGTCATTATCATCCGGATCATGTAGCGGACATTGGTGCATTGCAGCACGTTTGGCAGGTGCAGAACAGTTTGAGAGGAACAGAGGATGTGCTGCCGATATATGGCCATGAAGAGGACGAGGCAGGCTTCAAGAGCTTGAGCCATAAATTCACGGAAGGGATAGCCTATCAGCCGGATGAAATTTTGAGCATTGGTCCCTTCGCGATTACTTTCATGAAAACGAAGCATCCCGTACCTTGCTATGGCATGCGGATTTCCGATGGTGTATCGGATATCGTCTATACAGCCGACTCCAGTTATTTGGAGGAATGGGCGGAGTTCAGCAAAGGTGCAGACCTGCTCATCACCGATTGTAATTTTTATCAGCATCAGGACGGGGAAGCGGCAGGTCATATGAACAGCCTGCAGGTTGGCGGTATTGCGGAGCAAGCGGGCGTGAAGACGCTCTTCCTGAGTCATCTGCCGCATTTCGGCGAACATCGGCAGCTTCTGGAGGAAGCAAGCAGTGTGTTCAGCGGTGAAGTGAAGCTGGCATATGAAGGATTGGAATGGGAAGGGTGA
- a CDS encoding antibiotic biosynthesis monooxygenase codes for MIAYFTNGTTEFLRQLKKKEQAKIWVFEGPEGALAYTEEPNAAKFTAPRTYEQVTGTGDIPDEGYIAINNIPVTEEGRPIFEDVFKRRAGKIDQTPGFKALRVLRPRSGNTYLVLTAWEGKQHFEDWKKSEAFQHAHKKDADQPKRPPFSAGPAYVTTYFIDNEE; via the coding sequence ATGATTGCATACTTCACCAATGGTACAACAGAATTCCTTCGTCAGCTGAAGAAAAAAGAGCAAGCGAAAATCTGGGTGTTCGAAGGTCCGGAGGGCGCTCTTGCCTATACAGAGGAACCAAATGCAGCAAAATTCACAGCACCTCGTACATATGAACAGGTAACAGGCACAGGTGATATCCCTGACGAAGGGTACATCGCGATTAACAACATCCCTGTCACAGAGGAGGGACGCCCTATATTTGAGGATGTCTTCAAGCGCAGGGCAGGCAAAATCGATCAAACGCCTGGTTTTAAGGCGCTCCGAGTGTTGAGACCTCGATCAGGCAACACATATCTTGTACTGACGGCTTGGGAAGGCAAACAGCACTTTGAAGATTGGAAGAAGTCCGAAGCATTCCAGCATGCCCATAAAAAAGATGCCGATCAGCCGAAGCGGCCGCCATTCAGCGCAGGTCCGGCTTACGTCACCACCTATTTTATCGACAATGAAGAATGA
- a CDS encoding lipoate--protein ligase has product MRFIDNEGITDPRINLAIEEYVLKNFGKDDTYLLFYINEPSIIIGRNQNTIEEINTKYVDDNGIKVVRRLSGGGAVYHDLGNLNFSFITQDDGNSFQDFAKFTKPVTDALNKLGVPAELKGRNDLLVGERKISGNAQFSTRGLMFSHGTLMYDSEIEHVVSALKVKKEKIESKGIKSIRSRVANISEFMDEKIPMHEFKEILLRYIFDVEDTKDVPRYKLTEDDWKAIHKISEERYQKWEWNYGKSPSFNIQQTHKFPSGNVDIRLDVKNGIIEQIRIFGDYFGVGEVGELEEKLRGVRYERESIQQALADVNVSHYLGKIEKDDFIDLMY; this is encoded by the coding sequence TTGCGTTTTATCGATAATGAAGGAATCACAGATCCAAGGATCAACCTTGCGATTGAGGAATATGTGCTGAAAAATTTCGGCAAGGACGATACATACCTGCTTTTCTATATCAATGAACCGTCCATCATCATCGGCCGGAACCAGAACACAATCGAAGAAATCAATACGAAGTATGTGGATGATAACGGCATCAAGGTCGTGCGCCGTCTTTCTGGCGGAGGAGCTGTATATCATGATTTGGGGAACTTGAATTTCAGCTTCATCACCCAAGATGACGGCAATAGCTTCCAGGATTTCGCAAAATTCACAAAACCTGTGACGGATGCATTGAATAAGCTCGGCGTCCCCGCTGAATTGAAAGGACGCAATGATTTGCTTGTCGGCGAACGTAAAATCTCCGGGAATGCGCAATTCTCCACGCGCGGGCTGATGTTCAGCCATGGTACACTGATGTACGATTCTGAAATTGAGCATGTTGTCTCTGCCTTGAAGGTGAAGAAAGAGAAAATCGAATCCAAAGGGATCAAATCCATCCGCAGCCGGGTGGCGAATATCTCTGAATTCATGGATGAAAAAATCCCTATGCACGAATTCAAGGAAATCCTGCTTCGTTATATTTTCGATGTCGAGGATACGAAGGATGTTCCGCGTTACAAGCTGACAGAAGACGATTGGAAAGCAATTCACAAAATCAGCGAAGAACGTTATCAAAAATGGGAATGGAATTATGGCAAATCACCGAGCTTCAATATTCAGCAGACCCATAAATTCCCTTCAGGCAATGTAGATATCCGCTTGGATGTGAAAAACGGCATCATTGAACAGATCCGTATATTCGGCGATTATTTCGGTGTCGGGGAAGTCGGTGAACTGGAAGAAAAGCTAAGAGGTGTCCGTTATGAGCGTGAGTCGATCCAGCAAGCGCTGGCGGATGTGAATGTGAGCCATTACCTCGGTAAGATCGAAAAAGACGATTTCATCGATCTTATGTATTGA
- a CDS encoding ferritin-like domain-containing protein, translating into MADNVRKIKEDSQLQELIDGLNVDLANEYAASIMYTTYSAAVSGLYRTVLKPFFEDEISDEIGHAKYLADKIVTLGGTPTTVPAEVPYHTDVTKMLTEARDAEQATIERYEKRKQQAEDLNMTELVTKLEDLIADETNHRDELNRLLNDSRLS; encoded by the coding sequence ATGGCAGACAACGTAAGGAAAATCAAAGAGGATTCCCAATTACAAGAATTGATCGATGGCTTGAATGTAGACTTGGCGAACGAATACGCAGCTTCCATCATGTATACTACATACAGCGCGGCTGTTTCAGGTCTATATCGCACGGTATTGAAACCATTCTTCGAGGATGAGATTTCGGATGAAATCGGCCACGCAAAATACCTGGCGGATAAAATCGTCACTCTGGGCGGTACCCCTACCACTGTTCCGGCAGAAGTACCCTATCACACAGATGTAACAAAAATGCTGACAGAAGCCCGTGATGCGGAACAGGCTACAATCGAGCGGTACGAAAAACGCAAACAGCAGGCTGAAGATCTCAATATGACGGAGCTTGTCACAAAGCTGGAGGATTTGATTGCCGATGAAACAAACCATCGTGACGAACTGAACCGCCTTTTGAATGACTCCCGTCTATCCTGA
- a CDS encoding DUF6434 domain-containing protein, giving the protein MRPELTRMTKADDFLDYYWLKEELVQFCRENGLPASGSKMEITARIESFLRDGSMEKPTQEQSRKRKKTAEPLSRSTIITEDHRCSQDVRAFFKKEIGEHFHFSTYIQSYFRDNVGKTYEDAIRAWHEEEIRKQGPAYKKDIAPPFEYNRFIRKFFSDPANKDKSCAQAVKAWNKKKSRPYSHSS; this is encoded by the coding sequence TTGAGACCGGAATTGACACGAATGACAAAAGCAGATGATTTCTTGGATTATTATTGGCTGAAAGAAGAACTCGTCCAATTCTGCCGTGAAAACGGACTTCCTGCATCAGGTTCCAAAATGGAAATCACCGCGCGGATCGAAAGTTTCCTCCGGGATGGCAGCATGGAGAAACCGACCCAAGAACAATCCCGCAAAAGGAAGAAAACCGCTGAACCGCTCAGCCGCTCCACCATCATTACAGAAGATCATCGCTGCAGTCAGGATGTGCGTGCATTTTTCAAAAAAGAAATCGGCGAGCACTTTCATTTTTCCACTTACATACAAAGCTATTTCCGGGATAATGTCGGGAAGACATATGAAGATGCCATCCGCGCATGGCATGAAGAAGAAATCCGCAAGCAGGGTCCTGCATATAAAAAGGACATTGCTCCTCCATTCGAGTATAATCGCTTCATTCGTAAATTCTTTTCTGATCCCGCCAATAAAGACAAATCATGCGCCCAAGCTGTCAAGGCTTGGAACAAGAAAAAAAGCAGGCCTTATTCCCATAGTTCCTGA
- the hemH gene encoding ferrochelatase, producing MTKKKVGLLVMAYGTPYKEEDIERYYTDIRHGHKPTPEMLEDLTSRYKAIGGISPLARITQEQAAALETALNKAQDAIEFKAYLGLKHIEPWIEDGVAAMAKDGITEAISLVLAPHYSTFSVKSYNERAQKAAAEAGNLQITSVESWYDEPGFIKHWSDKISEIFAGMDKEEREKAALIVSAHSLPEKILQHGDPYPDQLKRTAELIQEQTGIKNVELGWQSEGNTPDPWLGPDVQDLTRELYEKKGYRSFVYAPVGFIADHLEVLYDNDYECKVVCDELGAKYYRPAMPNTDQQFIDTLAKVVLDQQARVERHG from the coding sequence ATGACAAAGAAAAAAGTTGGTTTACTGGTAATGGCGTATGGCACGCCATATAAAGAAGAAGATATCGAGCGTTATTATACGGATATCCGGCATGGACATAAGCCTACACCGGAGATGCTGGAGGATTTGACAAGCCGTTATAAAGCAATCGGCGGTATTTCCCCGCTTGCCCGTATCACGCAGGAACAAGCTGCTGCACTTGAAACAGCGCTGAACAAAGCGCAGGATGCCATCGAATTCAAAGCTTATCTTGGCCTGAAGCATATCGAGCCTTGGATCGAAGACGGTGTTGCTGCAATGGCGAAGGATGGTATCACAGAAGCCATTTCCCTCGTATTGGCACCACATTACAGTACATTCAGTGTCAAATCCTATAACGAGCGTGCCCAAAAAGCAGCTGCCGAAGCTGGCAACCTTCAGATTACGTCCGTGGAAAGCTGGTATGATGAGCCGGGATTCATCAAACACTGGTCAGATAAGATTTCCGAAATTTTCGCTGGCATGGACAAGGAAGAACGTGAAAAAGCAGCATTGATCGTATCTGCTCACAGCCTTCCGGAAAAAATCCTTCAGCATGGCGATCCATACCCAGATCAGTTGAAGCGTACAGCTGAGTTGATCCAGGAGCAGACTGGCATCAAGAATGTCGAGCTTGGCTGGCAGAGTGAAGGGAACACGCCTGATCCGTGGCTTGGACCGGATGTACAGGATCTTACACGCGAGCTTTACGAGAAAAAAGGCTACCGTTCCTTCGTCTATGCTCCAGTTGGATTCATCGCGGATCATTTGGAAGTACTCTATGATAATGACTACGAATGTAAGGTCGTGTGTGACGAATTAGGTGCAAAATACTACCGTCCGGCAATGCCGAATACAGATCAGCAGTTCATCGATACATTGGCAAAGGTGGTTTTGGATCAGCAGGCACGAGTTGAGCGACATGGCTGA
- the hemE gene encoding uroporphyrinogen decarboxylase has protein sequence MPKIKNDTMLRAFRGEATDYTPVWYMRQAGRSQKEYRELKEKYSLFEITHQPELAAYVTRLPVEQYDVDAAILYKDIMTPLPGIGVDVDIKSGIGPVIANPIRSVQDVERLGTLDPERDIPYILDTIKLLTEEQLEVPLIGFSGAPFTLASYMIEGGPSRNYHKTKSLMYSDPAAWFALMDKLAEVSITYAKAQVKAGASAIQIFDSWVGALNAADYRMYIKPTMERIFSELRETNVPLILFGVGASHLILEWNDLPVDVIGLDWRLSIREAREKGITKTLQGNLDPAFLTSDWKVLEERTKSILDQGREAGPHVFNLGHGVTPEIQPSVLKKLTTFIHSYSAKQNSIL, from the coding sequence ATGCCTAAGATCAAAAATGATACAATGCTGCGTGCTTTCCGCGGGGAAGCAACGGATTACACGCCGGTATGGTATATGCGCCAGGCAGGGAGATCGCAGAAAGAATACCGCGAGCTGAAAGAGAAATACTCCTTGTTTGAGATCACGCATCAGCCGGAGCTTGCAGCTTATGTGACGAGACTGCCGGTCGAGCAGTACGATGTCGATGCTGCAATCCTATATAAGGATATTATGACGCCACTGCCTGGAATCGGTGTGGATGTCGATATCAAGTCAGGAATCGGACCGGTGATCGCCAACCCCATCCGCAGCGTCCAGGATGTGGAGAGGCTTGGCACTTTGGATCCAGAGCGGGATATACCTTATATCCTGGATACGATCAAGCTCCTGACAGAAGAACAGCTGGAAGTACCGTTAATCGGTTTTTCCGGTGCGCCGTTTACATTGGCGAGCTACATGATCGAAGGCGGACCGTCAAGGAATTATCATAAAACGAAATCGCTTATGTATAGTGACCCTGCTGCATGGTTCGCATTGATGGACAAACTTGCCGAAGTATCCATCACGTATGCGAAAGCACAAGTGAAGGCGGGGGCGTCTGCCATCCAAATTTTCGATTCCTGGGTAGGTGCGCTGAATGCTGCGGATTACCGCATGTATATCAAGCCGACAATGGAGCGCATTTTCAGTGAATTGCGTGAAACCAATGTCCCGCTCATCTTATTCGGTGTGGGGGCAAGCCATTTGATATTGGAATGGAATGATCTGCCGGTGGATGTCATTGGTTTGGACTGGAGACTATCCATCCGGGAAGCAAGAGAGAAAGGCATTACGAAGACACTTCAAGGCAATCTCGATCCAGCGTTCCTGACAAGTGACTGGAAGGTGCTGGAGGAGCGGACAAAATCGATCCTGGATCAAGGCCGGGAGGCTGGTCCGCATGTATTCAACCTTGGCCACGGCGTGACGCCGGAAATACAGCCAAGTGTGCTGAAGAAGCTGACTACCTTCATCCATTCGTATTCCGCAAAACAAAATTCTATTCTTTAA